Proteins encoded together in one Streptomyces sp. B1I3 window:
- a CDS encoding glutamate racemase: MKIALMDSGIGLLAAAAAVRRLRPDADLVLSSDPGSMPWGPRAPEDVTRRALAVARAAADHGPEALIVACNTASVHALPALRAELEPGLPVIGTVPAIKPAAAGGGPVAIWATPATTGSPYQRGLIREFAGSVGVTEVPCPGLADAVEHADGAAIDRAVAAAAALTPPEVTHIVLGCTHYELVAERIRTAVRRPGRPPAVLYGSAEAVAAQALRRIGIAPAPSAQPLGTLAVLHGGRPTGLPEAALAYAEGLLLKAVSPAL, from the coding sequence GTGAAGATCGCACTCATGGATTCGGGAATCGGCCTCCTCGCGGCCGCGGCTGCGGTGCGCCGTCTGCGGCCCGACGCCGATCTGGTGCTGTCGTCCGATCCGGGATCGATGCCCTGGGGACCGCGTGCGCCCGAGGACGTGACCCGCCGCGCCCTCGCCGTCGCGCGTGCCGCCGCGGACCACGGCCCGGAAGCCCTGATCGTCGCGTGCAACACCGCGTCCGTCCACGCCCTGCCTGCCCTGCGGGCCGAGCTGGAGCCGGGTCTGCCGGTCATCGGCACGGTGCCGGCGATCAAGCCGGCCGCTGCCGGCGGCGGCCCCGTCGCCATCTGGGCCACCCCGGCCACCACCGGGAGCCCCTACCAGCGCGGACTGATCCGCGAATTCGCCGGCTCCGTGGGCGTGACCGAGGTGCCCTGCCCCGGGCTCGCCGACGCCGTGGAGCACGCCGACGGGGCGGCGATCGACCGTGCCGTCGCCGCCGCGGCCGCCCTCACCCCGCCCGAGGTGACGCACATCGTCCTCGGCTGCACCCACTACGAACTGGTTGCCGAGCGCATCCGTACCGCCGTACGCCGGCCCGGCCGCCCGCCGGCCGTCCTGTACGGCTCCGCCGAGGCGGTCGCCGCACAGGCGCTGCGCCGCATCGGTATCGCACCCGCTCCGTCGGCCCAACCGCTCGGCACCCTCGCGGTCCTCCACGGCGGACGGCCCACCGGCCTGCCGGAAGCCGCTCTGGCCTATGCCGAGGGCCTCCTCCTCAAGGCCGTCAGCCCGGCGCTCTGA
- a CDS encoding glycosyltransferase codes for MSAVAWIAVGSLVVWVWLLLGQGFFWRTDQRLPDRADPGRWPSVAVIVPARDEAGVLPASLPSLLAQDYPGDAEIILVDDCSADGTGDLARAMSVRHGGLPLTVVTPGEPEPGWTGKLWALRHGIALARRRKPEFLLLTDADIAHEPDSLRELVAAAGPTGEKGFDLVSQMARLRVTSTWERLVVPAFVYFFGQLYPFRRVNREKSRTVAAAGGCVLLRAGAAERAGIPDSIRQAVIDDVSLARAVRRSGGRIWLGLADRVDSVRPYPGLGDLWRMVSRSAYAQLRHSPALLLGTVLGLGLVYVAPPVTLVTGLLAGDASAAWAGGAAWAVMAGTYMPMLGYYRQSLWLAPLLPFTAVLYLLMTVDSAVQHHRGRGAAWKGRTYPRPEAAPES; via the coding sequence ATGAGCGCCGTTGCCTGGATCGCCGTCGGTTCGCTGGTCGTGTGGGTGTGGCTGCTGCTGGGGCAGGGGTTCTTCTGGCGGACCGACCAGCGGCTGCCGGACCGCGCCGACCCGGGGCGCTGGCCCTCGGTGGCAGTGATCGTGCCCGCGCGGGACGAGGCCGGGGTGCTGCCGGCCAGCCTTCCTTCACTGCTCGCCCAGGACTATCCGGGGGACGCGGAGATCATCCTGGTCGACGACTGCAGCGCCGACGGCACCGGGGACCTCGCCCGCGCGATGTCCGTACGGCACGGAGGACTGCCGCTGACGGTGGTGACGCCGGGTGAGCCGGAGCCGGGCTGGACGGGCAAGCTCTGGGCCCTGCGGCACGGGATCGCGCTGGCCCGGCGGCGGAAGCCCGAGTTCCTCCTGCTGACGGACGCCGACATCGCCCACGAACCGGACAGTCTGCGGGAGCTCGTGGCCGCGGCCGGGCCCACGGGCGAGAAGGGCTTCGACCTGGTGTCGCAGATGGCCCGGCTCAGGGTGACGAGCACCTGGGAGCGGCTGGTCGTGCCGGCCTTCGTCTACTTCTTCGGGCAGCTCTACCCCTTCCGCCGGGTGAACCGCGAGAAGTCCCGGACGGTGGCGGCGGCGGGCGGCTGCGTACTGCTGCGGGCCGGGGCCGCAGAGCGGGCCGGGATCCCCGACTCCATCCGCCAGGCGGTGATCGACGACGTGTCGCTGGCGCGCGCGGTGCGGCGCAGCGGCGGGCGGATCTGGCTGGGACTCGCGGATCGGGTGGACAGCGTCCGGCCGTACCCCGGGCTGGGAGACCTGTGGCGGATGGTTTCGCGCAGTGCGTACGCGCAGCTGCGGCACAGCCCGGCGCTGCTGCTGGGGACCGTCCTGGGGCTGGGGCTCGTCTACGTCGCACCGCCCGTCACCCTCGTCACCGGGCTGCTGGCGGGCGACGCGTCGGCGGCATGGGCGGGCGGCGCGGCGTGGGCGGTGATGGCGGGGACGTACATGCCGATGCTCGGGTACTACCGGCAGTCGCTGTGGCTGGCGCCGCTGCTGCCGTTCACCGCCGTGCTCTACCTGCTGATGACGGTGGACTCCGCCGTCCAGCACCACAGGGGCCGCGGCGCGGCCTGGAAGGGGCGTACGTACCCTCGTCCGGAGGCCGCACCGGAGTCCTGA
- a CDS encoding DUF6643 family protein, with the protein MTSPRSTYGSGYYAAPSFPDTPIYDSLVAERGTPQIAPIRVPAAYDTGNSYLPALQSALPALPAAPSQPTGSYGYPQQMAQQPQYQNAGMQQAPMMQPAQLQHAPAPYIPQQPAAPRGYQPQPQQQQRPGTGYEAMRPAAPRPTPAQSPYEDPYNRPYQGRGY; encoded by the coding sequence ATGACCTCCCCCCGCTCCACCTACGGCAGCGGCTACTACGCCGCGCCGTCGTTCCCCGACACCCCGATCTACGACTCCCTGGTCGCCGAGCGGGGTACCCCTCAGATCGCACCGATCCGGGTCCCGGCCGCCTACGACACCGGCAACAGCTACCTGCCGGCCCTGCAGTCGGCGCTCCCGGCGCTGCCCGCCGCCCCGTCCCAGCCCACCGGGTCCTACGGCTACCCGCAGCAGATGGCGCAGCAGCCGCAGTACCAGAACGCGGGAATGCAGCAGGCACCGATGATGCAGCCCGCACAGCTGCAGCACGCGCCGGCGCCGTACATCCCCCAGCAGCCGGCCGCGCCCCGCGGCTACCAGCCGCAGCCCCAGCAGCAGCAGCGGCCCGGCACGGGGTACGAGGCGATGCGTCCGGCCGCGCCGAGGCCCACGCCCGCGCAGTCGCCGTACGAGGACCCGTACAACCGCCCGTACCAGGGCCGGGGGTACTGA
- a CDS encoding MOSC domain-containing protein, producing MNSPVLRDVRVHPVKALAAYPVEEAAVEPWGLGGDRRWMLIDSEARAVTQRQEPRLARLSAQPLPGGGVTLSAPGSTPLTVEVPDPVRTLVADLFRREVEVVEAAETAHAWFGARLGAEVRLVHLDAPSHRRHIDPVFARPGETVSFADGFPLLLTTCASLDALNSLIEQGGHPDEGPLPMNRFRPNVVVDGTAPWAEDAWRRIAIGEVVFRVVKPSGRCVVTTTDQRTAERGKEPLHTLARHRRSGKHLLFGQNLIPDGPGVIRVGDPVRVLA from the coding sequence ATGAACTCCCCCGTACTCAGGGACGTCCGCGTCCATCCGGTCAAAGCGCTGGCCGCGTACCCGGTCGAGGAGGCCGCCGTCGAGCCATGGGGACTCGGCGGCGACCGTCGCTGGATGCTGATCGACAGCGAGGCCAGGGCCGTCACACAGCGTCAGGAGCCGCGACTGGCACGGCTGTCCGCCCAGCCCCTGCCGGGCGGCGGGGTGACCCTGTCCGCGCCCGGAAGCACACCGCTGACCGTGGAGGTGCCCGATCCGGTCCGCACCCTGGTCGCGGATCTCTTCAGGCGCGAGGTCGAGGTCGTGGAGGCCGCCGAGACCGCCCACGCCTGGTTCGGTGCCCGCCTCGGGGCGGAGGTCCGGCTCGTCCATCTCGACGCGCCGTCGCACCGCAGGCACATCGACCCGGTGTTCGCCCGCCCCGGCGAGACCGTCTCCTTCGCCGACGGTTTCCCCCTGCTCCTCACCACGTGCGCCTCGCTGGACGCCCTCAACTCGCTGATCGAGCAGGGCGGGCACCCGGACGAGGGCCCGCTGCCGATGAACCGCTTCCGGCCGAACGTGGTCGTGGACGGCACGGCGCCCTGGGCCGAGGACGCATGGCGGCGGATAGCGATCGGGGAGGTCGTCTTCCGTGTGGTGAAGCCGTCCGGCCGCTGCGTCGTCACCACGACCGACCAGCGGACGGCGGAGCGGGGCAAGGAGCCGTTGCACACGCTCGCCCGCCACCGGCGGTCCGGGAAGCACCTGCTGTTCGGGCAGAACCTGATCCCTGACGGCCCGGGCGTGATCCGGGTGGGGGACCCGGTGCGGGTCCTGGCCTGA
- a CDS encoding right-handed parallel beta-helix repeat-containing protein: protein MAQGTVQVTHTGTSRWRRRTGEYASLAAALEAAADGDVLTVAPGTYRENLVVHRAVTLRGPEGSVGSVRIAPVDGVPLTVRASAVIQDLHVEGQDSAAPALLVEGGAPELSDLRIVTRSAVGLEVRGASRPTVRRCTVDNPAGVGIAVLDGAGGVFEECEIVSAGQSGVSVRDGAHPRLDRCRVHHASGAGLSVTGEGSGLEAVGCEIYEIKGSGVQVTARGAAHLTECTVHRTSADGVTLDTDAVLTLADCDIHDIPENAIDLRSRSVLTLTRSTVRRFGRNGLSIWDPGTRVDANQCEIHDSTGDYPAVWVSDGATVILDSCRVHDVPDALFVLDRGSRADVVDSDLFQIRNTAVSVSDGATAQLDDCRIREASTGAWFRDHGSGGTLNNCTIDAAQTGVIVTKGADPTIERCTVTSPAEAGFYVSAEGRGTFHSCRVTGSEGYGFHVMDGCRSTLTRCRTERCARGGYEFADGTSLHGEGRPGGPVVEECTSDESGLRTAPPAPAVLTATQATPGLLGAMPEQRAAAPAPAPVPAPPAEPVRDSNAVLGELDALVGLESVKREVRALTDMIEVGRRRRLAGLKAASVRRHLVFTGSPGTGKTTVARLYGEILASLGVLERGHLVEVSRVDLVGEHIGSTAIRTQEAFERARGGVLFVDEAYALSPEDSGRDFGREAIDTLVKLMEDHREAVVVIVAGYTHEMERFLTVNPGVASRFSRTITFSDYLPEELLRIVEQQSEEHEYSLADGTGEALLAYFTALPKGPAFGNGRTARQTFESMVERHAGRVAQLPEPSTDDLTMLYPEDLPVLP from the coding sequence ATGGCACAGGGCACGGTCCAGGTGACGCACACCGGCACATCGCGATGGCGGCGCCGCACGGGCGAATACGCCTCCCTCGCCGCAGCTCTGGAGGCCGCAGCGGACGGTGACGTCCTCACCGTCGCCCCCGGCACCTACCGGGAGAACCTCGTCGTCCATCGCGCGGTGACCCTGCGCGGCCCCGAGGGCTCCGTCGGTTCGGTCCGGATCGCGCCGGTCGACGGCGTCCCCCTCACCGTCCGGGCCTCCGCCGTCATCCAGGACCTCCACGTGGAGGGTCAGGACTCCGCCGCCCCCGCCCTCCTCGTCGAGGGGGGCGCGCCCGAGCTGTCGGATCTGCGCATCGTGACGCGGTCGGCCGTGGGCCTGGAGGTGCGGGGCGCGTCCAGGCCCACCGTGCGCCGCTGCACCGTCGACAATCCGGCCGGGGTGGGCATCGCCGTACTCGACGGCGCCGGAGGTGTGTTCGAGGAGTGCGAGATCGTCTCGGCCGGGCAGTCGGGCGTCTCGGTGCGCGACGGCGCACACCCGAGGCTGGATCGCTGCCGCGTCCACCATGCGTCGGGGGCGGGCCTCAGCGTGACCGGCGAGGGCAGCGGCCTGGAGGCCGTCGGCTGCGAGATCTACGAGATCAAGGGCAGCGGGGTGCAGGTGACCGCCCGCGGTGCCGCGCACCTCACCGAGTGCACCGTGCACCGCACGTCCGCGGACGGGGTCACGCTGGACACCGACGCGGTCCTCACCCTCGCCGACTGCGACATCCACGACATCCCGGAGAACGCGATCGATCTGCGCTCGCGTTCCGTCCTCACCCTGACCCGGTCCACGGTCCGCAGGTTCGGCCGCAACGGGCTCTCGATCTGGGACCCGGGCACCCGTGTCGATGCCAACCAGTGCGAGATCCACGACAGTACGGGCGACTACCCGGCGGTCTGGGTCAGCGACGGCGCCACGGTGATACTCGATTCCTGCCGCGTCCACGACGTCCCCGACGCCCTCTTCGTCCTCGACCGGGGTTCGCGCGCCGACGTCGTGGACAGCGATCTCTTCCAGATCCGCAACACCGCGGTCTCCGTGAGCGACGGGGCCACCGCCCAGCTCGACGACTGCCGGATCCGTGAGGCGTCCACCGGAGCGTGGTTCCGCGACCACGGAAGCGGCGGCACGCTGAACAACTGCACCATCGACGCGGCACAGACAGGCGTCATCGTCACCAAGGGCGCCGACCCGACGATCGAGCGGTGCACGGTCACCTCACCCGCCGAGGCCGGCTTCTACGTCTCGGCCGAGGGGCGTGGGACCTTCCACAGCTGCCGTGTCACGGGGAGCGAGGGCTACGGCTTCCATGTGATGGACGGATGCCGTTCCACCCTCACCCGCTGCCGTACCGAGCGGTGTGCCCGCGGTGGTTACGAGTTCGCCGACGGCACCTCCCTGCACGGCGAAGGACGCCCCGGTGGCCCCGTGGTGGAGGAGTGCACCAGCGACGAGAGCGGGCTCCGCACCGCCCCTCCGGCCCCGGCGGTCCTGACGGCGACGCAGGCGACACCCGGCCTTCTCGGCGCGATGCCGGAGCAGCGGGCCGCCGCCCCGGCCCCTGCCCCCGTGCCCGCGCCTCCGGCCGAGCCGGTCCGTGACTCGAACGCCGTCCTCGGCGAGCTGGACGCACTGGTCGGCCTGGAGAGCGTGAAACGCGAAGTGCGGGCCCTCACCGACATGATCGAGGTGGGCCGCCGCCGGCGGCTGGCAGGCCTGAAGGCGGCGTCGGTGCGCCGGCATCTGGTCTTCACCGGCTCCCCCGGCACGGGAAAGACGACGGTGGCCCGGCTGTACGGGGAGATCCTGGCCTCGCTCGGTGTGCTGGAGCGCGGCCATCTCGTCGAGGTGTCCCGGGTGGACCTGGTCGGTGAGCACATCGGTTCCACCGCCATCCGCACCCAGGAGGCGTTCGAACGGGCCCGCGGCGGGGTGCTGTTCGTCGACGAGGCGTACGCGCTGTCACCGGAGGACTCCGGCCGCGACTTCGGCCGGGAGGCCATCGACACGCTGGTCAAGCTCATGGAGGACCACCGCGAAGCGGTCGTGGTGATCGTGGCCGGGTACACACACGAGATGGAGCGTTTCCTCACCGTCAACCCCGGGGTGGCCTCCCGCTTCTCGCGCACGATCACGTTCAGCGACTACCTGCCCGAGGAACTGCTGCGGATCGTCGAGCAGCAGTCCGAGGAGCACGAGTACAGCCTGGCGGACGGGACCGGGGAAGCGCTGCTCGCGTACTTCACGGCGCTTCCCAAGGGTCCCGCCTTCGGCAACGGCCGAACGGCCCGGCAGACCTTCGAGTCGATGGTCGAGCGGCACGCGGGCCGGGTCGCCCAGCTCCCGGAGCCGAGTACGGACGACCTCACCATGCTCTATCCGGAGGATCTCCCCGTACTCCCCTGA
- a CDS encoding TerD family protein, with protein sequence MGASMTMQKGTNVAVPAPAVRVELGWRTTPGAPDVDASALLLVSGKVRSDADFVFYNQPAHASGAVRHEGKRTTADSVTDALAVDFSRMESAIDRIVVAASADGGTFGQVAGLYVRVVDAADGSELARFESADATVETAFILGELYLRQGAWKFRAVGQGYDTGLEGLATDFGISVDEPQQQAPQPPAGRTRPPRPAPAPPTGPQAAPAQQPAPPVAPLAAPPVRLTKITLTKETPSVSLTKQGGTSGALRVNLNWEVRKQFKGWGAKLGRAAAMHADLDLDLCALYELTDGSKGVVQALGNAFGSLGRPPYIHLDGDDRTGALSTGENLTVDLDHKDRLRRVLIFVTIYEGARSFADLHATVTLQPQNGAAIDFSLDECTVPSTVCALALITNDGHDLTVQREARYLVPQRGVSPQRTIDAAYGWGMDWTPGRK encoded by the coding sequence ATGGGGGCGAGCATGACCATGCAAAAGGGAACCAATGTCGCGGTGCCGGCTCCGGCCGTGCGGGTCGAATTGGGCTGGCGCACCACTCCGGGGGCGCCGGACGTGGATGCCTCCGCGCTCCTCCTCGTGTCGGGAAAGGTGCGCAGCGACGCGGACTTCGTCTTTTACAACCAGCCGGCCCACGCGTCCGGTGCTGTGCGCCACGAAGGGAAGCGGACCACGGCGGACAGCGTGACGGACGCCCTCGCGGTCGACTTCTCCCGCATGGAATCCGCCATCGACCGCATCGTCGTCGCGGCCTCGGCGGACGGCGGCACCTTCGGCCAGGTGGCCGGTCTGTACGTACGGGTCGTGGACGCGGCGGACGGATCGGAGCTCGCCCGCTTCGAGAGCGCGGACGCCACGGTCGAGACCGCGTTCATCCTCGGGGAGCTCTACCTGCGCCAGGGCGCCTGGAAGTTCCGGGCCGTGGGGCAGGGGTACGACACCGGGCTGGAAGGCCTCGCGACGGACTTCGGTATCTCCGTCGACGAACCGCAGCAGCAGGCACCGCAGCCGCCCGCCGGGCGGACGCGGCCGCCGCGGCCGGCACCGGCACCTCCCACCGGACCCCAGGCCGCTCCCGCCCAGCAGCCCGCACCCCCGGTGGCGCCCCTCGCCGCGCCGCCGGTAAGGCTCACCAAGATCACTCTCACGAAGGAAACCCCTTCCGTCTCGTTGACGAAACAGGGCGGTACGTCAGGAGCGCTGCGCGTCAATCTCAACTGGGAAGTGCGCAAACAGTTCAAGGGCTGGGGCGCGAAACTCGGGCGGGCGGCCGCCATGCACGCCGACCTCGATCTCGATCTCTGCGCGCTGTACGAACTCACGGACGGAAGCAAGGGAGTTGTGCAGGCTCTGGGAAACGCCTTCGGCTCTCTCGGCCGGCCGCCCTATATCCACCTCGACGGGGACGACCGCACCGGCGCCCTCTCCACGGGCGAGAACCTCACCGTCGACCTGGACCACAAGGACCGGCTGCGCCGTGTTCTGATCTTCGTGACCATCTACGAAGGCGCCCGGAGTTTCGCCGATCTGCACGCCACCGTGACGCTTCAGCCGCAGAACGGTGCGGCGATCGACTTCTCCCTCGACGAATGCACGGTGCCCTCCACCGTATGCGCGCTCGCACTGATCACCAACGACGGCCACGACCTCACCGTTCAGCGCGAGGCCCGCTATCTCGTCCCCCAGCGCGGAGTGAGCCCGCAGCGGACCATCGACGCCGCCTACGGCTGGGGCATGGACTGGACCCCCGGCCGCAAGTGA